In Schizosaccharomyces osmophilus chromosome 1, complete sequence, the genomic window CTGCCTACGCGATTAGAACAGGAGTGAATTGGGCAGGATCATTGGCGGCAAAGCGTCTCACAAACTTCATTCAGGTATATTGATAATTATAGGTAATTGAAGaggcttcttttcttcaaccaGTGGCACGTGTCTACTCCTACTTGTCTAGCTAACAATTGGTATAGCAATCTGCTCCTGAATCTGCTCAATATAATTTGGAGCTTGTGAAATCAAGACTCGAACAGAAGATCCTGGTAAGTTTGAGATTGGAGTTTTTTGAGCGTTGAGCTTGCTTACCATCTCTTGCTCTATCAATTGAAATTCGTCTTACTGTTGTAATATTTACCTTTGAAATGGAATTCAGCTGACATATAAGGCTATTACTCCGGCTGTTGACTTAATTGAGCTCATGTAAGTTGCACAAAAACTCAGTAAAATGTGGTGGGTCGATGCTTTAAAACaatgtttgaaaaagtCACTTGCCCTTAGAAGTCAATTGCATATCAGGATACTTACATATACTAGTGCTGCTCGCGGAAACTCTAGTTTACAGAACCTTGTACCTCTCATTCAAAGACTGCGAGACCACATTGATGAATTCTCAGAAtttgtaattgaaaaagatttacCAAATCCGGACCAGgaaaatttaaaagaagcatcCAAAGACATTCACACTAGCTGCGAATATCTActaaaggaaattgaaCAGGTATACTCGCGCATTCCTTGTTACTATATACACTGCTAACAAGTTTTAAAAACCTTCAGACCATTCCTTTAATTAATCTTTCTCTTACGACTTCAGGCGTAACTTTGAGTTCAGCACTGAAAGAATCGCTGTCTCCTTCTCGTTTACTGCAAGCACAAGCTTTCTTAGAGTTATCAGACAGACAGTTTGAAGAGAATCTGACAAATGTACAGATAGGTCCCAAATTTTCACTTACATTTTATAAAACCTTTCACCGTTCTAAGCAAAGTGATGGTCCGTCCGACGTTTCttggaaggaagaatttCCTAAGTGCTTGGTATacgtaaaaagaattgtttcCGACGAAAAGTTTCGGTATGCATTAattattgaagaagacCTAAATGACGGACGATATCATGAAGAATTAGTCGACAAAGACTTATCGGGGCCCATAAGGGGAAAGACTATAGAATATCCTATAAACTGTATGTCTATATTATGCTACACTGTTTCTGGAAAGTTGCTAGACATACCTCAATCAAGATCACCTGTTCTTGCTGTTCAGCTAATGCAGGCTTCTCCTGTAGATGAAACTTTGGCCATTTCAAACTCGAAAGAGGGACATGCTTCTTTCAACGATGAAGCAGAGGAAAACCCAAACAAAGAGTCTGTAAACAACACAAGAACAGATTGGATAGCGTTAGAAAGGTATGAGgatccttcttttgaagcatCTTCAGAATCAGAAAGTGAACTGAATTCAGAATCTAGTTCAGTAAGCGATTCGGAAGATAATACCAGGAATTCGAACAAGGCACAAGGCAATAAAACAGAggatacaaaaaaaattagtttggatgaagaagaaattataaattcTATGTATTCATTGAATATTAA contains:
- a CDS encoding Ran GTPase binding protein, which gives rise to MDQILTKVTASAATYATAYAIRTGVNWAGSLAAKRLTNFIQQSAPESAQYNLELVKSRLEQKILAITPAVDLIELIAARGNSSLQNLVPLIQRLRDHIDEFSEFVIEKDLPNPDQENLKEASKDIHTSCEYLLKEIEQTIPLINLSLTTSGVTLSSALKESLSPSRLLQAQAFLELSDRQFEENLTNVQIGPKFSLTFYKTFHRSKQSDGPSDVSWKEEFPKCLVYVKRIVSDEKFRYALIIEEDLNDGRYHEELVDKDLSGPIRGKTIEYPINCMSILCYTVSGKLLDIPQSRSPVLAVQLMQASPVDETLAISNSKEGHASFNDEAEENPNKESVNNTRTDWIALERYEDPSFEASSESESELNSESSSVSDSEDNTRNSNKAQGNKTEDTKKISLDEEEIINSMYSLNINPATSLYLSNPNSLSLLEYILRLCALQELHQKACFEMSDEQLSDMLVNAWNN